CTGTTATACAAGACACAAGTAGAGATGCATGCAACAGTGCAGCCTGGTGGTCGTTCTCCTAAACCGATGAATGGCCCTATGTCGTCACAATTGAAGACTGGTTCTGATAATGTACAAAGTAGTGTAGcttcttttccttcacaagTCAAGGGAAAGAAAAGGGAGCGAGGAGAACAGGGATCTGAATCCATCAAACGAGAACGTTCAGTTAAATCTGATGATAGTGAAAGCGTCTTAAAATCtgaaatttctaaaataacaGAGGAAGGAGGACTTGTGGACTGTGAAGGGGCTGCGAAACTTGTGCAGCTCATGCAACCGGATAGAATGGACAGGAAAATGGATTTGACTAGTCGTTCGATGCTTGCTAGTGTTGTTGCTGCAACCGACAAGTTTGACTGCCTTGCTAGGTTTGTACAGTTAAAGGGTTTGCCTGTATTAGATGGATGGCTTCAAGATGTTCATAGAGGGAGGATTGTTGAAGTTAGTAATAGTAAGGACGGTGATATATCAATTGAGGAATTTCTCTTGGTTTTGCTTCGAGCACTTGATAGGCTTCCTGTGAATCTTCAAGCACTACAGATGTGCAATATTGGTAAATCTGTTAATCACTTGCGCCAACATAAAAACATGGAAATTCAGAGGAAGGCGCGAAGCTTAGTTGACACATGGAAGAAACGCGTTGAAGCTGAAATGAACATGATTGATTCTAAGTCTGGCTCAAATCAAGCTGTCACGTGGCCCTCTAAAGCACGGTTGCCTGAGGCTTCTCATAGTGGCAACAAAAATCCTGGCGGTTCCCATGATGCAACAAGGAGCTCAATTACACAGTTTTCTGCATCCAAGACAACCTCAGTTAAGCCTACATCAGTGGAAACTAATATGAAGTCTGCATCCTCGTCCCCAGGACCAATAAAACAAGCATCACCTCCTTCATCCGGAAAAGTGGGTCAGCCAAGAGTTTCAGCTTTTGGTTCCAGTGATGTTCCTCTGGCAAGGGATGATAAGAGCAGCAGTTCTAGTCAATCTCACAATCACAGTCAGTCCTTCTCAGGGAAGGAGGATGCGAGGAGTTCAACTGCTGTGTCAATGAGCAGCATCAAGATCTCTAGTGGTAGTTCTCGGCACCGCAAATCGATAAATGGTGGTCCTGGATCATCAGTTTCTGCAGGTCAAAAAGAAAGTTCTACAAACAGAAGTTCTTCATTGCACCGGAATCCGACCACTGAGAAGTCGCTGCAGTCTGCATTGAGTGGTGAGAAAACGGTTGATGTGCCAGCTGTTGAGGGGAGTTGTCACAAATTGATAGTTAAGATATCAAACAAAGGCCGCAGTCCTGCGCGGAGCGTCAGTGGAGGATCGTATGAAGACCCTACGATCATGAGCAGCCGAGCTTCTTCTCCTGTGCTTTCTGAAAAGAATGATCAGCTTGATCGTAATTCTAAGGAGAAGAATGATGCTTATCGATCAAATGTTACTTTTGATGTGCATGCAGAATCATGGCAGAGCAATGTTTTGAAGGAAGTACTCCCTGGATCTGATGAGGGTGATGGATCACCTGTTGCTGTTCTGGAGGAAGAGCGGAGAAAAACTGCTGGTGAGGGCAGGAAATCAGCTGAAGTTGCCAAACCTGGTTCTTTGTCATCAGGAACTGAACTGAAGTCAGGAAAACTGCACGAAGCTTCATTTAGCTCTATGAATGCATTGATTGAGAGCTGTGCAAAATATTCTGAAGCAAACACATCCATGTCACTAAGTGATGCTGTTGGAATGAATCTGCTAGCCAGTGTGGCTACTGAGGAAATGTCCAAGTCTGGGAGGGTTTCACCTGCTGTTTCTCCCCAAGGAGATAGCCCTTCAGGTGGAGAGACCTGCACAGGTGATGAGCTTAAGTCAAAGACATCTCCTGTAGATAGTTCTTCAGGTGATCATAGTGGGCGAAATGACGGGGATGCTAATGGTGATAAAGAGAAACAGTTTGTTGCTGCTAGTAAGTTGTGGTCTGAGGGTAAACTACAAGCTTATAGAAGTGCAGTGACGGATTTTAACGGAGATAGAAGGCCCTCTTTATCTCCTTCTGAAGAAACAACCACGGGAGAGTGCTTTAACTCTTCCTGCACTAATTCACAGACAGCTGGAGATCTTAAACCAGATGTTAATGAGAAGTTGGATGAGATGGCAAAGTCTGCTGCTGCTCCTTGCAGCGTATCAGCAAAAGCGAGTGATGGTGAACAGAGCAAACAATTCCATGAGGAAAAAGTAGTTTCCACTAAAACGCTTGATAGTGTTCTAGATGGTGAAATCGGTGGACATGGTAGTTCAATAGGAGAGGACAAAGTCACAAATGGCCTTGTAAGCGCAGAAGACTTGAAACGACCAGTTGAAGTTTCTGCTTCTAAATATGAGGGCGACAACAAAAATGACGTGAGTAGGGTGTTAGGTGTTGCTAGTACAGAGGTGAAACCACCTTCGGTTGTGGCGAAATCTGAATCTACAGAGAGAGGTGACAAGGAAGAGCTGCAACAAACTGGTTCTAGTCGAGAT
This Solanum dulcamara chromosome 8, daSolDulc1.2, whole genome shotgun sequence DNA region includes the following protein-coding sequences:
- the LOC129900490 gene encoding uncharacterized protein LOC129900490, with the translated sequence MHGRIQREEGQVCKRRSDGGQHMPATTTRRTVAVGGSSVVNTVTADSFCKDGRKIRVGDCALFKSPHDSPPFIGIIRRLRLTKDNNLQLGLNWLYRPAELKLSKGILLDTTPNEIFYSFHRDETPAASLLHPCKVAFLPKGAELPTGISSFVCKRVYEISNKCLRWLTDQDYINEQRKEVDQLLYKTQVEMHATVQPGGRSPKPMNGPMSSQLKTGSDNVQSSVASFPSQVKGKKRERGEQGSESIKRERSVKSDDSESVLKSEISKITEEGGLVDCEGAAKLVQLMQPDRMDRKMDLTSRSMLASVVAATDKFDCLARFVQLKGLPVLDGWLQDVHRGRIVEVSNSKDGDISIEEFLLVLLRALDRLPVNLQALQMCNIGKSVNHLRQHKNMEIQRKARSLVDTWKKRVEAEMNMIDSKSGSNQAVTWPSKARLPEASHSGNKNPGGSHDATRSSITQFSASKTTSVKPTSVETNMKSASSSPGPIKQASPPSSGKVGQPRVSAFGSSDVPLARDDKSSSSSQSHNHSQSFSGKEDARSSTAVSMSSIKISSGSSRHRKSINGGPGSSVSAGQKESSTNRSSSLHRNPTTEKSLQSALSGEKTVDVPAVEGSCHKLIVKISNKGRSPARSVSGGSYEDPTIMSSRASSPVLSEKNDQLDRNSKEKNDAYRSNVTFDVHAESWQSNVLKEVLPGSDEGDGSPVAVLEEERRKTAGEGRKSAEVAKPGSLSSGTELKSGKLHEASFSSMNALIESCAKYSEANTSMSLSDAVGMNLLASVATEEMSKSGRVSPAVSPQGDSPSGGETCTGDELKSKTSPVDSSSGDHSGRNDGDANGDKEKQFVAASKLWSEGKLQAYRSAVTDFNGDRRPSLSPSEETTTGECFNSSCTNSQTAGDLKPDVNEKLDEMAKSAAAPCSVSAKASDGEQSKQFHEEKVVSTKTLDSVLDGEIGGHGSSIGEDKVTNGLVSAEDLKRPVEVSASKYEGDNKNDVSRVLGVASTEVKPPSVVAKSESTERGDKEELQQTGSSRDSIAGKGGHSDEMGANNVIQSEQPNSDKKTVVTSVIEDKAVSESNLGRRNLIKDEPNAENNEITMHDSDSGLHTKKETPGFSNAEVENVESRESKYSGVEADRTKECVSIKGETSSSSAAAPDSASKVKFDLNEGFISDEGKYGEPINSTGPGCLSNVHIMSPSTFAVSSVSSSLPASITVAAAAKGPFVPPEDLLRVKGEFGWKGSAATSAFRPAEPRKPPDMHSSAMTISVTEASTSKHGRPPLDIDLNVADERVFEDVNSQDCALAIGSAVDHITNLVSSKNKCSGSPSLRSFGGLDLDLNRVDEPNDVGQCSLSSSHRLEGVVFPARASSSGVLPTVEVRRDFDLNNGPGVDDSNAEQPLFHQSHQGNMRSQINACSLRMNNPEMGNLSSWFAPGNSYSTMTIPSLLPDRGEQPPFPIIPPGAPRMLGASASGSPFTPDVFRGSVLSSSPAMPFPAAPFQYPVFPFGTTFPLPSGTYAVGSTSYIDSSSGGRLFTPPVNSQLLGAVSPQFPRPYVVSLPDANSNGATDHNRKRSRQGLDLNAGPGAVDLEGKEESVSLVSRQLDEHGRMYPVAGSLLKRKEPEGGWDSESFRFKQSPWQ